The Bacteroidales bacterium genomic sequence TTATGAACGTTGCCGTTGCGGCCGTTCCATGGTCCGCATGGAAAAATGCCTCGGCCGGAGTGATGATATGCTGATCATCAGGGGTGTTAACCTGTTCCCGTCACAGATTGAAAGTGTGATCCTTGAAATGAGCGAGATCAAACCTCATTACCTGCTGATTGTCGATAGGGTGAACAATCTTGACACACTGGAATTGCAGGTTGAAGTGGATGAGGCGTTTTTCCAGGACAAGATCAGCCAGTTGCAGAACCTGAGGAATAAAATCCAGACAAATCTTGAAAGCGCCCTTGGACTGGGTATAAAGGTGAACCTGGTTGAGCCCAAGACGATAGAACGAAGCGAAGGAAAATCGAAGAGGGTGATCGATAAAAGGAAATTTTAAAGCACAGAGGATGATGGATAAACTTCCAATCGCCGGGGAACTGATTCAAAAAATTGCTTCCGAAGCAGGAGTTCCTCCGGCCGGCAGGGCTTCAATACGTGAAATCGTGCATCTTGTCAACCTGGTAGAAAAAGCCACGGGAATAAAATACATCCGCATGGAGTTCGGTGTGCCCGGGCTTAAAGCACCTGAAATTGCCACACACGCTGAAATTGAAGCGCTTAAGAAAGGGGTTTCATCTATTTACCCGCCTATTGAAGGTGTGGCTGATCTTAAAAATGAAACATCGCGTTTTATCAAGCTTTTCCTGGATGTGGATGTTAAGGCTGAGGGATGCATTCCGACCTGCGGATCCATGCAGGGTTCATGCGCGGGATTCCTGACCGTGAACCGTACGGACAGGACGAAAGAAGGAACGCTTTTCATTGATCCCGGGTTCCCGGTTCACAAACAGCAGTGTCATGTTCTCGGGCACGATTTTCAGTCGTTCGACATCTACGATTTCCGCGGCAAAAAGCTTGAAGCCAAACTTCGCAGCTATCTGGACACCGGGAAGATAAGCAGTATGCTGTATTCGAATCCCAACAATCCGTCATGGATTTGCCTGAATGAAGAGGAGCTGGCCCTTATCGGCAAGCTTGCCGACGAATATGACGTGGTGGTTCTGGAAGATCTTGCCTATTTTGGCATGGATTTCAGGAGAGATATATCGAAACCCGGTATGGCTCCGTTTCAGCCTACTGTGGCAAAGTATACCGGGAATTATATCTTGCTCATTTCGGCATCAAAAATCTTCAGTTTTGCTGGGCAGCGACTCGCTATGATGGCTGTATCGGATAAGCTGTTCAATAAAAGGTATCCTGATTTGCTTCGGTATTTCAATTCGGATGTCCTCGGGCATACCATTATATATGGCGCTTTATACGCACTGTCGGCCGGGGCCTCTCATTCGGCACAAATTGCCCTGGCGGCATTATTCAAAGCGGTTAATGATGGCGTACACAATCCGTTTGAGGCCATTAAGGCCTATGGTGAGAATGCACACGCTATGAAAGACCTGTTTACGAAATACGGATTCAGGATCGTGTATGATATGGACCTGAATGAGCCCATAGCGGATGGATTTTATTTCACCATTTCATATCCCGGGTTTTCAGGGCCCGCCTTACTGGATGAGCTTGTACGCTATGGCATCAGCGCCATTACCCTGGGTATCACCGGAAGTACCCGAACCGAGGGCTTACGGGCTTGTGTTTCGCAGTTCAAAACGGCAGATATTCCGGTTCTGGAAGAAAGGTTAAAGCTATTTCACAAGGATCATTCATGAATTTTGTTATTTTTGGAATTTTTCTGACAAATACTGATTTTAAGCCTGTTTTTTTTAAGACCGGATTCAGAAATTTGAAGAAACCAGAATTAAGTTCTTGAACTTGTTCTTTTTATAATGGAAAAATATCATGGCAAAAATAAAAGGAGCTATTGTAATTGATATTGAAAGGTGCAAAGGATGCGAGGTTTGTCTTGTTTCATGCCCCACTGATGTCATCAGGATGGAAAAGAAAGTTAACGGTAAGGGATATCATTTTGCCTATGCAGAGCATCCTGAAAATTGTACCGGCTGCGCGAATTGCGCTGTAGTATGCCCCGACGGGGTTATAACGGTTTACCGGAAGAAGTTTGACGAATAAAATTTCCACTATGGGTGATAAGAAATTAATGAAAGGAAATGAGGCATTTGCTGAAGCGGCCATCAGGTCGGGCTGTGATGCCTATTTTGGATACCCCATCACTCCGCAATCAGAAGTTATGGAGTACCTGGCTGTTCAGCAGCCTGAAAAGCGCACGGGCATGGTATTGCTTCAGGCCGAAAGTGAAGTGGCCGCCATTAATATGGTTTACGGTGCAGCCGGAACGGGTAAACGGGTGATGACATCCTCTTCGAGCCCCGGCATCAGCCTGAAGCAGGAAGGTGTGTCGTATTTATGCGGAAGTCAGCTTCCATGCCTTATCCTCAATGTAATGAGGGGAGGTCCTGGTCTCGGCACCATTCAGCCTTCACAGGCCGATTACTTTCAGGCTACAAAGGGCGGAGGACACGGCGATTACAGGATGATCGTGCTTGCCCCGGCTTCGGTGCAGGAAATGGCTGATTTTGTGAAGCTCGGTTTTGAGCTGGCCTTCAAATACCGGAATCCTGTAACCATGTTATCCGATGGGATCATCGGACAAATGATGGAAAAGGTGGAGATGTTCCCCCAACAGGCCCGGTTCACAGAATTTGATCAGTCGTGGGCAACTACAGGCAAAACAGCTGATCGTGAAAGAAATATAATTACCTCACTCGACCTTGATCCGGCCCGCCATGAGCGGCATAATATTATGCTTCAGGCAAAGTATCAGAAGATGCGTGAAAATGAGGTCCGTTATGAGGCTATTCAGTGTGATGATGCGGATTATATCATGGTGGCCTACGGATCTTGTGCCCGTATCTGCCAGAAATCGATGAATTTGTTACGGGCGAAAGGCATAAAGGCCGGACTTATCAGGCCGATCACTCTGT encodes the following:
- a CDS encoding 3-methyl-2-oxobutanoate dehydrogenase subunit VorB — translated: MGDKKLMKGNEAFAEAAIRSGCDAYFGYPITPQSEVMEYLAVQQPEKRTGMVLLQAESEVAAINMVYGAAGTGKRVMTSSSSPGISLKQEGVSYLCGSQLPCLILNVMRGGPGLGTIQPSQADYFQATKGGGHGDYRMIVLAPASVQEMADFVKLGFELAFKYRNPVTMLSDGIIGQMMEKVEMFPQQARFTEFDQSWATTGKTADRERNIITSLDLDPARHERHNIMLQAKYQKMRENEVRYEAIQCDDADYIMVAYGSCARICQKSMNLLRAKGIKAGLIRPITLFPFPSEILAEKAPRLNGILTVELSAGQMIEDVRLAVDGKVKVALHNRMGGMVPSPEDVVDAMIKSFSIK
- a CDS encoding ferredoxin family protein, coding for MAKIKGAIVIDIERCKGCEVCLVSCPTDVIRMEKKVNGKGYHFAYAEHPENCTGCANCAVVCPDGVITVYRKKFDE
- a CDS encoding pyridoxal phosphate-dependent aminotransferase, with protein sequence MMDKLPIAGELIQKIASEAGVPPAGRASIREIVHLVNLVEKATGIKYIRMEFGVPGLKAPEIATHAEIEALKKGVSSIYPPIEGVADLKNETSRFIKLFLDVDVKAEGCIPTCGSMQGSCAGFLTVNRTDRTKEGTLFIDPGFPVHKQQCHVLGHDFQSFDIYDFRGKKLEAKLRSYLDTGKISSMLYSNPNNPSWICLNEEELALIGKLADEYDVVVLEDLAYFGMDFRRDISKPGMAPFQPTVAKYTGNYILLISASKIFSFAGQRLAMMAVSDKLFNKRYPDLLRYFNSDVLGHTIIYGALYALSAGASHSAQIALAALFKAVNDGVHNPFEAIKAYGENAHAMKDLFTKYGFRIVYDMDLNEPIADGFYFTISYPGFSGPALLDELVRYGISAITLGITGSTRTEGLRACVSQFKTADIPVLEERLKLFHKDHS